From the genome of Microbispora sp. ZYX-F-249, one region includes:
- a CDS encoding PspC domain-containing protein, protein MNEMNTNGSVKQLHRTRNGRIVAGVCSGVSEYTGIDANILRLGLAVASFFGGLGVGVYAVAWLLLPEEGKNTSIVQDLINKNKDGHVWQDAKAKWDNVQQGWNQGGRPTGTPYPPQAPQAPGYEQHPYGRSSAGDSQNQGPQA, encoded by the coding sequence ATGAACGAGATGAACACCAACGGTTCGGTCAAGCAGCTCCACCGCACTCGGAACGGCAGGATCGTCGCCGGCGTGTGCTCGGGCGTCTCCGAGTACACCGGCATCGACGCCAACATCCTGCGCCTCGGGCTCGCCGTCGCAAGCTTCTTCGGCGGCCTCGGCGTCGGCGTCTACGCCGTCGCCTGGCTCCTTCTCCCCGAGGAGGGCAAGAACACCTCCATCGTCCAGGACCTCATCAACAAGAACAAGGACGGCCACGTCTGGCAGGACGCCAAGGCCAAGTGGGACAACGTCCAGCAGGGCTGGAACCAGGGCGGCCGCCCCACCGGCACCCCCTACCCCCCGCAGGCCCCCCAGGCCCCCGGCTACGAGCAGCACCCGTACGGCCGTTCCTCCGCCGGCGACTCGCAGAACCAGGGCCCGCAGGCCTGA
- a CDS encoding ATP-binding cassette domain-containing protein, producing the protein MRKRFGPTEALRGVDLDVPGGSVCGLLGPNGAGKTTMVRVLTTLLRPDGGRARVAGCDVVRDAERLRYRIGLAGQHAAVDELLTGRRNLELFARLYHLPRRTARGRAGELLERFGLAEAANRPVRTYSGGMRRRLDLAASLIVSPPVLFMDEPTTGLDPRSRLALWDELRALVAEGTTLLLTTQYLDEADHLADQIAVVDAGRVVASGSPSALKATVGGDRVSIAFREAADLAPGVEVVRGALPGEPEIDAAERRLVVPVSDGAASLVRVAAALDAAGIGVEDLGLRRPTLDEVFLALTDAPAREEEAA; encoded by the coding sequence GTGCGCAAGCGGTTCGGCCCGACCGAGGCGTTGCGGGGCGTCGACCTCGACGTGCCGGGCGGCTCGGTGTGCGGCCTGCTCGGGCCCAACGGCGCGGGCAAGACCACGATGGTGCGCGTCCTCACCACGCTGCTGCGCCCCGACGGCGGCCGGGCCCGGGTCGCCGGGTGCGACGTGGTGCGGGACGCCGAACGGCTCCGCTACCGCATCGGCCTCGCCGGCCAGCACGCGGCCGTGGACGAGCTGCTGACCGGACGCCGCAACCTGGAGTTGTTCGCCCGGCTCTACCACCTGCCCCGCCGTACGGCCCGCGGCAGGGCCGGGGAGCTGCTGGAGCGGTTCGGCCTGGCCGAGGCGGCGAACCGTCCGGTGCGGACGTACTCGGGCGGCATGCGCCGCAGGCTCGACCTGGCCGCCAGCCTGATCGTCTCCCCGCCGGTGCTGTTCATGGACGAACCGACCACCGGCCTCGATCCCCGCAGCCGTCTCGCACTGTGGGACGAGCTGCGCGCGCTCGTGGCCGAGGGGACGACGCTGCTGCTCACCACGCAGTACCTCGACGAGGCCGACCACCTGGCCGACCAGATCGCGGTCGTCGACGCGGGACGGGTGGTGGCGTCGGGGTCGCCGTCCGCGCTCAAGGCGACGGTGGGCGGCGACCGGGTGAGCATCGCCTTCCGCGAGGCCGCGGACCTGGCTCCGGGCGTCGAAGTGGTGCGGGGGGCGCTCCCCGGCGAGCCCGAGATCGACGCCGCCGAACGGCGGCTCGTCGTGCCCGTCTCGGACGGCGCCGCCTCCCTGGTCAGGGTCGCCGCGGCCCTCGACGCCGCCGGGATCGGCGTGGAGGACCTGGGGCTGCGCCGGCCGACGCTCGACGAGGTGTTCCTGGCGCTCACGGACGCGCCGGCCAGAGAGGAAGAGGCGGCGTGA
- a CDS encoding ABC transporter permease, giving the protein MITVEPPGTRARRLRWALSDTFVIAGRSYARLRAQPGQIAAELVAPVIMTILFGYVFGSAISLPGGGDYRNYLMPGIFMQVMALSAVAAATSVAEDMARGIIDRFRVQPIARGALLAGRSLADLSKDWLSLAVMAVCGLLIAGWRPRGTPLETLAGFALLALFGYAMIWLGTYIGLFVRSGAQADAATFGWLFPMTFLANAFVPLEGLPGWLRAIADWNPMSAVVSAARELFGNPGSAAASWPLRHPVTASLCWSLLIIAVFGPLAVRRYRTATSR; this is encoded by the coding sequence GTGATCACCGTGGAACCCCCCGGGACGAGGGCGCGACGGCTGCGCTGGGCCCTGAGCGACACGTTCGTCATCGCGGGACGCAGCTACGCGCGACTGCGCGCCCAGCCCGGCCAGATCGCCGCCGAGCTGGTCGCGCCGGTCATCATGACCATCCTGTTCGGGTACGTCTTCGGCAGCGCGATCTCGCTGCCCGGCGGGGGCGACTACCGGAACTATCTGATGCCCGGCATCTTCATGCAGGTCATGGCGTTGTCCGCGGTCGCCGCCGCCACGTCGGTCGCCGAGGACATGGCCCGCGGCATCATCGACCGCTTCCGCGTCCAGCCCATCGCGCGCGGGGCCCTGCTGGCCGGGCGGAGCCTCGCGGACCTGTCCAAGGACTGGCTGTCACTCGCGGTGATGGCCGTCTGCGGCCTGCTGATCGCGGGCTGGCGTCCGCGCGGCACCCCTCTGGAGACGCTCGCCGGATTCGCGCTGCTCGCCCTGTTCGGGTACGCGATGATCTGGCTGGGCACGTACATCGGGCTGTTCGTCAGGAGCGGTGCGCAGGCGGACGCCGCGACGTTCGGCTGGCTGTTCCCGATGACGTTCCTGGCCAACGCGTTCGTGCCGCTGGAAGGGCTGCCCGGATGGCTGCGGGCCATCGCGGACTGGAACCCGATGAGCGCGGTGGTCTCGGCCGCCCGTGAGCTGTTCGGCAACCCCGGCTCGGCCGCCGCCTCCTGGCCTCTCCGGCATCCGGTGACGGCCTCGCTGTGCTGGTCGCTGCTGATCATCGCGGTGTTCGGGCCACTCGCCGTACGGCGCTACCGCACCGCCACCTCGCGATGA
- a CDS encoding VOC family protein, with amino-acid sequence MALDLFAGIPVADYAVAVQWYEQLLGSPPAFFPNDTEAVWELAEHRYMFIEQRPERAGHAMHTVFVDDLDALVARIADRGLAPAEQETYSNGVRKATYRDPDGNEIGFGGAPL; translated from the coding sequence ATGGCCCTTGACCTGTTCGCAGGAATCCCGGTGGCCGACTACGCGGTGGCCGTGCAGTGGTACGAACAGCTGCTGGGCTCCCCGCCGGCGTTCTTCCCGAACGACACGGAGGCTGTGTGGGAGCTGGCGGAGCATCGATACATGTTCATCGAGCAGCGGCCCGAGCGTGCCGGCCACGCCATGCACACGGTCTTCGTCGATGACCTCGATGCGCTCGTCGCGCGAATCGCCGATCGAGGACTGGCCCCGGCGGAGCAGGAGACCTACTCGAACGGCGTGCGCAAGGCCACGTACCGCGATCCCGACGGCAACGAGATCGGATTCGGCGGCGCTCCGCTGTGA
- a CDS encoding ABC transporter ATP-binding protein, with translation MAVLGSGEEVGDGPSARKSAVLLVLRYYGAELRRQWRVAVPALTLPAVGNICLFYLAPLAVAGLVGHLSDGGDGTIGVLLPYVLGFGAMLLMGEVVWRVGLHFLNRTDARGIERLGVVGMDALLAKDAAFFHDNFAGSLTKRVIGFSSRFEEFADTLTFSIMAKLVPLAFASVVLWQYHPLLVLVLVGLIIVTGLLVAPLIRRRQALVNQREAAKVRVSGHVADVLANMDTVRAFAAEEREATEYRTRIAEQRRLSLRSWDYGNLRVDTVVAPLSVLTSTVGLLLAVALRGGLGVEAIVVTFTYYSNTISIMFEFNQIYRRIESVLTEAAQFTELLLEPPTVVDPVDPQPLRPADASIRFERVRFAHGRGPLLFEDLDLDISSGAKIGLVGQSGGGKTTLTRLLLRLMDIDGGRILIGGQDIARLRQTDLRSLIAYVPQDPAMFHRSVRDNLAFARPGATEAEILRAARAAHVTEFVEALPDGFDTLVGERGVKLSGGQRQRIALARAILRDAPILLLDEATSALDSESEILVQEALWQLMQDRTALVVAHRLSTVVRMDRLVVLNRGRIVEQGTHGELLQADGSYARLWHHQSGGFLIDDDTPAELDRRPTQTVT, from the coding sequence ATGGCTGTGCTCGGATCGGGTGAGGAGGTCGGAGACGGCCCATCGGCGCGGAAATCGGCGGTCCTGCTGGTGCTGCGCTACTACGGCGCCGAGCTGAGACGGCAGTGGCGGGTGGCGGTGCCCGCGCTGACGTTGCCGGCGGTCGGGAACATCTGCCTGTTCTACCTGGCGCCGCTGGCGGTGGCCGGGCTCGTGGGGCACCTGTCCGACGGCGGGGACGGCACCATCGGCGTGCTGCTGCCGTACGTGCTCGGCTTCGGCGCGATGCTGCTCATGGGCGAGGTGGTATGGCGGGTGGGGCTGCACTTCCTGAACCGCACCGACGCCCGGGGCATCGAGCGGCTCGGCGTGGTGGGCATGGACGCGCTGCTGGCCAAGGACGCCGCGTTCTTCCACGACAACTTCGCCGGCTCGCTGACCAAGCGGGTCATCGGGTTCTCCTCCAGGTTCGAGGAGTTCGCCGACACGCTCACCTTCTCGATCATGGCCAAGCTGGTGCCGCTGGCCTTCGCCTCGGTGGTGCTGTGGCAGTACCACCCGCTGCTGGTCCTCGTCCTCGTGGGCCTCATCATCGTCACCGGTTTGCTCGTCGCCCCGCTCATCCGCCGCCGTCAGGCGCTGGTCAACCAACGCGAGGCCGCCAAGGTGCGGGTGTCGGGCCACGTCGCCGACGTGCTGGCCAACATGGACACGGTCCGCGCGTTCGCCGCCGAGGAGCGCGAAGCCACGGAATACCGGACGAGGATCGCCGAGCAGCGCAGGTTGTCCCTCCGCTCCTGGGACTACGGCAACCTCCGGGTGGACACCGTCGTCGCCCCGCTGTCGGTGCTCACCAGCACCGTGGGCCTGCTCCTCGCCGTGGCGCTGCGCGGAGGTCTCGGTGTGGAGGCCATCGTGGTGACGTTCACCTACTACTCGAACACGATCAGCATCATGTTCGAGTTCAACCAGATATACCGGCGCATCGAGAGCGTGCTCACCGAGGCGGCCCAGTTCACCGAACTGCTGCTCGAGCCGCCGACCGTGGTGGACCCGGTCGATCCGCAGCCACTGCGCCCGGCCGACGCGAGCATTCGCTTCGAACGGGTGCGGTTCGCGCACGGCCGTGGCCCGCTCCTGTTCGAGGACCTGGACCTGGACATTTCCAGCGGCGCGAAGATCGGGCTGGTCGGCCAGTCCGGCGGCGGCAAGACCACCCTCACCCGGTTGTTGCTGCGTCTCATGGACATCGACGGAGGCAGGATCCTGATCGGGGGCCAGGACATCGCCCGGCTGCGTCAGACGGACCTGCGCAGCCTCATCGCCTACGTCCCCCAGGATCCCGCCATGTTCCACCGGTCCGTACGCGACAACCTCGCGTTCGCCCGGCCGGGCGCCACCGAGGCCGAGATCCTGCGGGCCGCCCGGGCGGCGCACGTCACGGAGTTCGTCGAGGCCCTGCCGGACGGCTTCGACACCCTGGTCGGCGAGCGCGGCGTCAAGCTCTCCGGCGGCCAGCGGCAACGCATCGCACTCGCGCGCGCCATCCTGCGCGACGCCCCCATCCTCCTGCTGGACGAGGCGACCAGCGCCTTGGACTCCGAGAGCGAGATCCTCGTCCAGGAGGCCCTGTGGCAGTTGATGCAGGACCGGACCGCGCTCGTGGTCGCACACCGCCTGAGCACCGTCGTCCGCATGGACCGGCTCGTCGTGCTCAACCGGGGACGCATCGTGGAGCAGGGCACCCACGGCGAACTGCTCCAGGCCGACGGCTCCTACGCCCGGCTCTGGCACCACCAGTCCGGAGGCTTCCTCATCGACGACGACACCCCCGCGGAGCTCGACCGCCGGCCCACCCAGACCGTCACCTGA
- a CDS encoding MFS transporter, whose amino-acid sequence MAALKPGRLSGRHRRPPEVRATYREVAAIPEFRALWLGQGMSLLGDQLAQVALAVLVYSRTASPLATAAVYALTYLPPILGGPLLAGLADRYPRRRVMLWCDVLRALMLAAMALPATPFPVLCALVFCVVLLGAPFSAARAALLPEVLDGDRYVVGSALQNVTNQAVQMLGFAAGGAAIAVLGPYRALALDCATFLGSALVIVAGVRHRPAPVREDGRPSMWRMTLSGARLVFGERRLRTLVLFAWLCGFYVIPEGIAAPYAAALADGRLPVPVITGLLMAAMPTGTVIGAFFFGRFVTPSGRLRGMGWLAMLTCAPLVLCVIRPPLEGVLALWVLSGVGGAYQLAANAAFVQCVPASGRAAAFGLVQSGLLAAQGAGILAGGAAAQRLGPEPVVTLAGVAGLCAAAVLTMLWTESRREIIAKVRAAAT is encoded by the coding sequence ATGGCGGCCCTCAAGCCCGGCAGGCTGTCCGGCCGCCATCGTCGTCCTCCGGAGGTGCGGGCCACCTACCGGGAGGTCGCCGCGATCCCCGAGTTCCGGGCCCTGTGGCTCGGGCAGGGCATGTCGCTGCTCGGCGACCAGCTCGCCCAGGTGGCGCTCGCCGTGCTGGTCTACAGCCGGACCGCGTCGCCCCTGGCCACGGCCGCCGTCTACGCGCTGACCTACCTGCCGCCCATCCTCGGCGGGCCTCTGCTGGCCGGGCTCGCCGACCGGTACCCGCGCAGGCGGGTCATGCTCTGGTGCGATGTCCTGCGCGCCCTGATGCTCGCCGCGATGGCCCTGCCCGCGACGCCGTTCCCGGTGCTGTGCGCGCTGGTCTTCTGCGTGGTCCTGCTCGGGGCGCCGTTCTCGGCCGCCCGCGCGGCGCTGCTGCCCGAGGTGCTCGACGGCGACCGGTACGTCGTGGGGTCGGCCCTGCAGAACGTGACCAACCAGGCGGTGCAGATGCTGGGGTTCGCCGCCGGGGGCGCGGCGATCGCCGTGCTCGGGCCGTACCGGGCGCTGGCGCTGGACTGCGCGACGTTCCTCGGCTCCGCCCTGGTCATCGTCGCGGGCGTGCGGCACCGCCCGGCGCCGGTGCGAGAGGACGGCCGGCCGTCCATGTGGCGGATGACGCTGTCCGGCGCGCGTCTGGTGTTCGGCGAACGGCGGCTGCGCACGCTCGTGCTGTTCGCCTGGCTGTGCGGGTTCTACGTGATCCCCGAGGGCATCGCGGCGCCGTACGCGGCGGCGCTCGCCGACGGGAGGCTGCCCGTCCCGGTGATCACGGGCCTGCTGATGGCGGCGATGCCGACGGGCACGGTCATCGGCGCGTTCTTCTTCGGGCGGTTCGTCACCCCGTCGGGGCGGCTGCGGGGCATGGGCTGGCTGGCCATGCTGACCTGCGCGCCGCTCGTGCTGTGCGTGATCCGGCCGCCGCTGGAGGGCGTGCTCGCCCTGTGGGTGTTGTCCGGAGTCGGCGGGGCCTACCAGCTCGCGGCGAACGCGGCCTTCGTCCAGTGCGTCCCGGCGTCGGGGCGGGCCGCGGCATTCGGGCTGGTGCAGTCGGGGCTGCTGGCCGCGCAGGGCGCCGGCATCCTCGCCGGGGGCGCCGCCGCCCAGAGGCTCGGCCCAGAGCCGGTGGTGACGCTGGCGGGCGTGGCCGGGCTGTGCGCCGCGGCCGTGCTCACCATGCTCTGGACCGAGTCGCGTAGGGAGATCATCGCCAAGGTCCGGGCCGCCGCTACCTGA
- the mltG gene encoding endolytic transglycosylase MltG, which yields MNIEDLLRETLSDMAHEEQPPPPGRFLRVDGRRSGRRGVALMAAATVTVLAVGSTLAVQGLSSRTAAPGLLPGQGSGETRTDNRITVHEGLRLSRVLADLSAATGKPLEEFERAAEDDEALGLPVYAKGALEGFAFPGTYHVSPTSSPKDILAGMVTRFRSVAEDTGLVEGARRLGRTPLEIMTIASIVQAESRDKRDMPKVARVVYNRLNGTPAMRLQMDSTVLYGLNKFGSRASDEDLKSRSPYNTYAHLGLPPGPICNPGMDAIEAALNPAAGRWLWFVVTDPQKGVMKFADSHSEFVKLAEKYRKNLKTG from the coding sequence ATGAACATCGAGGATCTGCTGCGCGAGACTCTGTCCGACATGGCCCATGAGGAGCAGCCACCCCCGCCTGGCCGGTTCCTTCGCGTCGACGGGCGCCGGTCCGGGCGCCGCGGCGTCGCGCTGATGGCGGCGGCGACCGTGACCGTGCTGGCGGTCGGATCCACGCTCGCGGTCCAGGGCCTGTCCTCGCGTACGGCGGCCCCCGGGCTTCTCCCCGGCCAGGGCTCCGGCGAGACGCGTACGGACAACCGGATCACGGTGCACGAAGGACTGCGGCTTTCCAGGGTGTTGGCGGATCTGTCGGCCGCCACCGGCAAGCCGCTGGAGGAGTTCGAGCGTGCCGCCGAAGACGACGAGGCGCTCGGCCTTCCCGTCTACGCCAAGGGCGCGCTGGAAGGGTTCGCCTTTCCGGGGACCTATCACGTCTCGCCCACGTCGAGCCCGAAGGACATCCTCGCCGGGATGGTGACACGCTTCAGAAGCGTCGCCGAGGACACCGGCCTGGTGGAAGGCGCCAGGCGTCTCGGCCGTACGCCATTGGAGATCATGACCATCGCCAGCATCGTGCAGGCCGAGTCGCGCGACAAGCGCGACATGCCCAAGGTCGCGCGGGTTGTCTATAACCGGCTGAACGGCACGCCCGCGATGAGGCTGCAGATGGACAGCACGGTTCTATACGGCCTGAACAAGTTCGGCAGCAGGGCTTCGGACGAGGATCTCAAGAGCCGGTCGCCGTACAACACCTATGCGCACCTTGGCCTGCCGCCCGGTCCCATCTGCAACCCGGGCATGGACGCCATCGAGGCTGCCCTGAACCCGGCCGCCGGCCGCTGGCTGTGGTTCGTGGTGACCGACCCGCAGAAGGGCGTCATGAAGTTCGCCGACTCCCACTCCGAGTTCGTCAAGCTGGCCGAGAAGTACCGGAAGAACCTCAAGACCGGGTGA
- a CDS encoding acyl-CoA dehydrogenase family protein, with protein sequence MDDLLELDDQLDPEHRMIRDSVRELVSDKVLPNVGEWFEQGTFPARELAPVLGSLGLLGMHLEGYGCAGLDAVSYGVACRELEAGDSGLRSFVSVQGSLAMFPIWKYGSDEQKEEWLPRLASGEAIGCFGLTEPDHGSDPAGMRTTAKQDPSGDWILNGAKMWITNGSIADVAVVWAQTDEGIRGFVVPTSTPGFSAPEIHRKLSLRASVTASLYFDDVRLPASAVLPGVVGLKGPLSCLTEARFGILWGVVGAGRACLEAAVDYATTRVQFGKPIGGFQLTQEKLAWMAVALGQAGLTALHLGRLKDAGKLKPTQVSFGKLANVRAALDIARQARTVLGANGVTLEYPVIRHMTNLESVLTYEGTQEVHLLTLGKALTGLDAFR encoded by the coding sequence ATGGACGACCTCCTCGAACTCGACGACCAGCTCGACCCCGAGCACCGCATGATCAGGGACTCCGTCAGGGAACTCGTCTCCGACAAGGTCCTGCCCAACGTCGGCGAGTGGTTCGAGCAGGGCACGTTCCCCGCCCGCGAGCTCGCCCCGGTCCTGGGCTCGCTCGGCCTGCTCGGCATGCACCTGGAGGGGTACGGCTGCGCCGGGCTCGACGCCGTCTCGTACGGCGTGGCCTGCCGGGAGCTCGAGGCGGGCGACTCGGGGCTGCGGTCGTTCGTGTCCGTCCAGGGATCGCTGGCGATGTTCCCCATCTGGAAGTACGGCTCGGACGAGCAGAAGGAGGAGTGGCTGCCCCGGCTGGCCTCGGGGGAGGCCATCGGCTGCTTCGGCCTGACCGAGCCCGACCACGGGTCCGACCCCGCCGGCATGCGCACCACCGCCAAGCAGGACCCGTCCGGCGACTGGATCCTGAACGGCGCCAAGATGTGGATCACCAACGGCTCGATCGCCGACGTGGCGGTCGTGTGGGCGCAGACCGACGAGGGCATCCGGGGGTTCGTCGTCCCCACCTCGACGCCGGGCTTCTCCGCCCCTGAGATCCACCGGAAGCTGTCCCTTAGGGCCTCGGTCACCGCCTCTCTCTACTTCGACGACGTACGGCTGCCCGCCTCCGCGGTCCTGCCGGGCGTCGTGGGGCTGAAGGGCCCGCTGTCGTGTCTCACGGAGGCGCGGTTCGGCATCCTGTGGGGCGTCGTCGGCGCGGGCCGGGCCTGCCTGGAGGCGGCCGTGGACTACGCCACCACGCGGGTGCAGTTCGGCAAGCCGATCGGCGGGTTCCAGCTCACGCAGGAGAAGCTGGCCTGGATGGCGGTCGCACTCGGCCAGGCCGGGCTCACCGCCCTCCACCTCGGCCGGCTGAAGGACGCGGGGAAGCTGAAGCCCACCCAGGTCAGCTTCGGCAAGCTCGCCAACGTCCGGGCCGCGCTGGACATCGCCCGCCAGGCGCGTACGGTGCTCGGGGCCAACGGCGTCACGCTGGAGTACCCCGTCATCAGGCACATGACCAACCTGGAGTCCGTGCTCACGTACGAGGGCACCCAGGAGGTGCACCTGCTGACGCTGGGCAAGGCGCTCACGGGCCTCGACGCCTTCCGCTGA
- a CDS encoding SigE family RNA polymerase sigma factor, translating to MDPGFEEDFRAFVIDRSGALFRTAYLLTGDRHAAEDLVQSALAKTAAKWRGLRDPASIEGYVRRVMYHEQVSRWRRRSRIAEVPTGRLPDHIGGEYAEMVDLRLVMRTALARLTPRQRTMLVLRYFEDLSETEIARLLGVRVGSVRSQIYRSLERLKKAAPELSTVREFG from the coding sequence GTGGATCCAGGATTCGAGGAGGACTTCCGGGCCTTCGTCATCGATCGATCAGGGGCGCTGTTCCGCACCGCGTACCTGCTGACCGGTGACCGGCACGCCGCCGAGGACCTGGTGCAGTCGGCGTTGGCGAAAACGGCCGCGAAGTGGCGCGGCCTGCGCGATCCCGCGTCCATCGAGGGTTACGTCCGCCGTGTCATGTACCACGAGCAGGTGAGCCGGTGGCGGCGCCGCTCCCGTATCGCCGAAGTGCCCACCGGTCGGCTGCCCGACCACATCGGCGGCGAGTACGCCGAGATGGTGGATCTTCGCCTCGTGATGCGTACGGCTCTCGCCCGGCTGACGCCCCGGCAGCGGACCATGCTCGTGCTCCGCTATTTCGAGGACCTGTCGGAGACCGAGATCGCCCGGCTGCTCGGCGTCAGGGTGGGGTCGGTCCGTAGCCAGATTTACCGGTCGTTGGAGCGTCTGAAGAAGGCGGCGCCCGAACTGAGCACCGTGAGGGAGTTCGGATGA
- a CDS encoding LacI family DNA-binding transcriptional regulator has protein sequence MGRRTPHATLQMIADETGVTPSTVSRVLNSASEASARRWASAETINRIRAAAASHGYTPNPQAVGLRTQRSRLIGVIVPRLQDYVLATIYEGIDEAATEKGFATFVTNSLDDPQKRARATETLLSRRVEGMIFGDAQFDGEFLQGVAERGMKFVLVSRRARDFPSVTCDDHLGGRLVGEHLVSIGRRDVAILAGEPYASTGLDRTRGAIDALREAGVDVPPHRVVHGRFDAQGGREAAERILDSRPLPDAIFAANDFAAIGVMGALRDRKLSIPDDVALVGYNDTALAAELPTPLTTVRSPMHEIGRRGLEMLLDLLQGAEVEPLRLPPTLVVRESTVSAEASRSTGTDGSGPSV, from the coding sequence ATGGGCAGGCGGACGCCCCATGCCACGCTCCAGATGATCGCCGACGAGACGGGCGTCACCCCCTCGACGGTGTCCCGGGTGCTGAACTCGGCATCCGAGGCGTCGGCGCGCCGCTGGGCGTCCGCGGAAACGATCAACCGGATCCGCGCCGCGGCCGCCTCGCACGGCTACACGCCCAACCCGCAGGCCGTCGGGCTGCGGACGCAGCGCTCCCGGCTGATCGGCGTGATCGTGCCCCGGCTTCAGGACTACGTGCTCGCCACCATCTACGAGGGGATCGACGAGGCGGCCACGGAGAAGGGCTTCGCCACCTTCGTCACCAACTCTCTCGACGACCCGCAGAAGCGGGCGCGTGCGACCGAGACGCTGCTGTCCCGCCGGGTCGAGGGCATGATCTTCGGAGACGCGCAGTTCGACGGCGAGTTCCTGCAGGGGGTCGCCGAGCGTGGGATGAAGTTCGTCCTCGTCTCCCGGCGCGCCCGCGACTTCCCATCCGTGACCTGCGACGACCATCTCGGCGGCAGGCTGGTGGGCGAGCACCTCGTCTCCATCGGACGCCGCGACGTCGCGATCCTGGCGGGTGAGCCGTACGCCTCCACCGGCCTCGACCGGACGCGGGGCGCCATCGACGCGCTCCGCGAGGCGGGTGTGGACGTCCCGCCGCACCGCGTCGTCCACGGCCGCTTCGACGCGCAGGGCGGACGGGAGGCGGCGGAGCGGATCCTCGACAGCCGTCCACTGCCGGACGCGATCTTCGCCGCCAACGACTTCGCGGCGATCGGCGTCATGGGCGCACTGCGTGACAGGAAGCTGTCGATTCCCGACGACGTCGCTCTGGTCGGGTACAACGACACCGCGCTGGCGGCGGAACTGCCCACGCCGCTGACCACCGTACGGTCGCCGATGCACGAGATCGGACGGCGCGGGCTGGAGATGCTGCTCGACCTGCTCCAGGGCGCCGAGGTCGAGCCGCTGCGCCTGCCGCCCACGCTCGTCGTCCGCGAGTCGACGGTGTCGGCGGAGGCCTCCCGGTCCACCGGTACGGACGGGTCCGGCCCGTCCGTGTGA
- a CDS encoding metallopeptidase family protein, with protein MIDVPLKRFEELVAEALDTIPPNLAKVMDNVVVVVVDDPPEPGLLGLYTGIPLTERGDWYSGVLPDRIEIYRNSTLEICETEDDVVEEVRITVVHEIAHHFGIDDERLHELGW; from the coding sequence GTGATCGACGTCCCGCTGAAGAGGTTCGAGGAGCTCGTGGCCGAGGCGCTGGACACGATTCCCCCGAATCTGGCCAAGGTCATGGACAACGTCGTGGTCGTGGTGGTCGACGACCCGCCCGAGCCCGGCCTGCTCGGGCTCTACACCGGCATTCCGCTGACCGAGCGGGGCGACTGGTACTCGGGGGTGCTCCCGGACCGGATCGAGATCTACCGGAACTCGACGCTGGAGATCTGCGAGACCGAGGACGACGTGGTCGAGGAGGTCCGCATCACCGTCGTCCACGAGATCGCCCACCACTTCGGCATCGACGACGAGCGACTGCACGAACTCGGCTGGTGA